Proteins found in one Tamandua tetradactyla isolate mTamTet1 chromosome 1, mTamTet1.pri, whole genome shotgun sequence genomic segment:
- the LOC143647192 gene encoding gametocyte-specific factor 1, whose amino-acid sequence MEETYIDSLDPEKLLQCPYDKNHQIRACRFPYHLIKCRKNHPDVANKLATCPFNARHQVPRAEISHHISSCDDKSCIEQDVVNQTRNLGHETLAESTWQCPPCDEDWDKDLWEQTSTTFVWGTANYCGNNSPASSIVMEHKSNLASGMRVPRSLPYVLPWKNNGNAQ is encoded by the coding sequence ATGGAAGAAACATACATTGATTCCCTGGACCCTGAAAAGCTATTACAATGCCCCTATGATAAAAACCATCAGATCAGGGCCTGCAGGTTTCCTTATCATCTTATCAAGTGTAGAAAGAATCATCCTGATGTCGCAAACAAATTGGCTACTTGTCCCTTCAATGCTCGCCACCAGGTTCCTCGGGCTGAAATCAGCCATCATATCTCAAGCTGTGATGACAAAAGCTGTATTGAACAGGATGTTGTCAACCAAACCAGGAACCTTGGACACGAGACTCTAGCTGAGAGCACATGGCAGTGCCCTCCTTGCGATGAAGACTGGGATAAAGATTTGTGGGAACAGACCAGCACCACATTTGTCTGGGGCACAGCCAACTACTGTGGCAACAACAGCCCTGCAAGCAGCATAGTTATGGAACATAAGAGTAATCTGGCATCAGGCATGCGAGTTCCCAGGTCTCTGCCGTATGTTCtgccatggaaaaataatggaaatgcaCAGTAA